One region of Triticum aestivum cultivar Chinese Spring chromosome 6B, IWGSC CS RefSeq v2.1, whole genome shotgun sequence genomic DNA includes:
- the LOC123137177 gene encoding transcription factor MYB3R-3: MSRIGDLMPRERSVKSTSHSRKADGNSANVSGTPHDIAKHCHDEELGNIGGKLCKNDGHSFKESCSITNSEVLTRVKWSEEENKVLTQMINKHGLKNWQMVAHAIPGRSAPQCRQRWRYKIDSAINKEAWSEQEELRLIRAHQIYGTKWREMVKHFPGRTNGAIKEYWRGPMKRKLNSYLSSGLLEQFPDILENLSGTQNNSLDILKGTKVSDILNDTEGLSERNEMSSAVPRISISEVSFTEVGENADVPGGESADFMYARVASAKAPENIIARSEQHAKTRRKLDLLSSPVELKSSSHEVNSQRPLQQREQMSPAVGGVSPSNGCHDVLPKILSECAKPVLSSTGSYQPSDVHSAGTSDPCSLELDISDLMEMSYFDNLLIFPPGSPHDGNSI, translated from the exons ATGTCACGGATCGGAGATTTGATGCCGAGGGAGCG GTCTGTCAAGTCAACAAGTCACTCAAGGAAGGCTGATGGGAATTCTGCGAATGTG AGTGGTACACCACATGACATTGCCAAACATTGCCACGATGAAGAGTTGGGAAACATAG GAGGAAAACTTTGCAAGAATGATGGCCACTCCTTCAAGGAGAGCTGCAGTATCACAAATTCTGAAGTCCTCACCAGAGTGAAATGGTCAGAGGAGGAAA ATAAGGTGCTCACTCAAATGATCAACAAACATGGGCTGAAAAACTGGCAAATGGTCGCACATGCTATACCTGGCCGAAGTGCACCGCAATGCCGACAAAG GTGGAGATACAAAATAGACTCTGCAATAAACAAGGAGGCGTGGTCGGAACAAGAGGAGTTGAGACTGATTCGTGCTCATCAAATCTATGGAACTAAATGGCGTGAAATGGTCAAACATTTTCCTGGGAG GACGAATGGTGCAATCAAAGAATATTGGAGGGGTCCTATGAAAAGAAAATTGAATTCATATTTATCGTCAGGTTTGCTTGAACAATTTCCAGACATTCTGGAAAACCTGTCAGGCACACAGAATAATAGTTTGGATATTCTGAAGGGGACTAAAGTTTCTGATATTCTGAATGACACTGAAGGTTTGTCTGAGAGAAATGAAATGTCGTCAGCTGTACCAAGAATTTCCATATCTGAAGTAAGCTTCACAGAAGTAGGTGAAAATGCTGATGTACCAGGGGGAGAAAGTGCAGATTTCATGTATGCTAGAGTGGCATCAGCCAAAGCCCCTGAAAACATAATCGCAAGATCTGAGCAGCATGCGAAAACCAGGAGGAAGTTGGATTTATTGTCAAGCCCAGTGGAACTCAAGTCATCCAGTCATGAAGTAAATTCTCAAAGGCCTCTACAGCAAAGGGAACAAATGAGTCCAGCTGTTGGTGGTGTCTCTCCATCAAATGGATGCCATGATGTTTTGCCAAAAATCCTATCAGAATGTGCAAAGCCGGTTTTATCATCAACTGGTAGCTACCAGCCCAGTGATGTTCATTCTGCGGGAACCTCAGATCCATGTTCATTAGAGCTAGACATATCAGATCTTATGGAAATGTCATACTTTGATAACTTGTTGATCTTTCCTCCTGGTTCTCCACATGATGGTAACTCAATATAA